From a region of the Vicinamibacteria bacterium genome:
- a CDS encoding PIN domain-containing protein: protein MSLFVDTSALYATMDRDDEFHVRASAHWKACLSGSEVLLTSNYILVETMALVQSRLGMEATRLLANDVMPALEIEWVSADDHRTALEAVLAAGRRSLSFVDCTSFQVMRRLGLRSAFAFDPHFGEQGFHVTPA from the coding sequence GTGAGCCTCTTCGTCGACACCTCGGCTCTCTATGCGACGATGGACCGCGATGACGAGTTTCACGTGCGAGCCAGCGCGCACTGGAAGGCGTGCCTCTCCGGGTCGGAGGTGCTGCTAACCTCCAACTACATTCTGGTGGAAACAATGGCGCTGGTTCAGAGCCGATTGGGAATGGAGGCGACGCGTCTTCTCGCGAACGATGTGATGCCGGCGCTCGAGATCGAATGGGTATCGGCCGACGATCACCGTACCGCGCTCGAAGCGGTTCTTGCGGCGGGCCGAAGGAGCTTGAGCTTCGTGGACTGCACCAGCTTCCAGGTCATGAGACGCCTCGGACTCCGTTCCGCCTTCGCGTTCGACCCCCATTTCGGCGAGCAGGGCTTTCATGTGACGCCGGCCTGA
- a CDS encoding ribbon-helix-helix protein, CopG family, translating into MTRTQIQLTQEQLNILRSKARRLNVSVAELVRRAVDAYVAAEIAPSFEERRRRALEAAGRFGSGKTDVGRRHDDYLADAYRE; encoded by the coding sequence GTGACCCGAACGCAGATACAGCTAACCCAGGAACAACTGAACATCCTGCGTTCGAAGGCGCGTCGCCTGAACGTCTCGGTCGCCGAGCTCGTCCGCCGGGCCGTCGATGCCTACGTCGCCGCGGAAATCGCTCCCAGCTTCGAAGAGCGAAGGCGCCGTGCTCTCGAAGCGGCGGGACGGTTCGGGTCCGGGAAAACGGACGTCGGCAGGCGTCACGACGACTACCTCGCTGACGCCTACCGCGAGTGA
- a CDS encoding HupE/UreJ family protein, translating into MRRDARKLSRLGVGAAALLVWLQPANASAHLVNTGFGRFYDGLYHLLLTPEDLVPVMGLALLAGLRGPRYGRWSLFVLTGAWLAGGLFGLQHATEASLPILTAVTLLILGALVAADRALPLPVVAGLGLALGLPHGYLNGTAMSQAGLSFTGLVGIGCAVFSIVALVSAFVVSLKVPWARIAVRVAGSWIAAVGMLLLGWTFRGGA; encoded by the coding sequence GTGAGACGGGACGCGAGGAAGCTCTCCCGACTGGGAGTCGGGGCCGCGGCACTTTTGGTTTGGCTTCAGCCGGCGAATGCCAGCGCCCATCTCGTCAACACTGGGTTCGGACGCTTCTATGATGGGCTCTATCATTTATTGCTGACTCCCGAAGACCTGGTTCCCGTCATGGGCTTGGCGCTTCTCGCTGGCCTGCGTGGACCGCGTTATGGGCGCTGGTCCTTGTTCGTGCTCACCGGCGCGTGGTTGGCAGGTGGTTTGTTTGGTCTGCAGCACGCGACCGAGGCGTCCTTGCCGATTCTCACCGCGGTCACATTGCTGATACTCGGGGCATTGGTCGCTGCCGATCGCGCGTTGCCCCTGCCGGTCGTGGCGGGGCTTGGATTGGCACTGGGTCTGCCGCATGGATATCTAAACGGCACCGCCATGTCGCAAGCAGGGCTCAGCTTCACCGGACTTGTCGGTATCGGGTGTGCGGTCTTCTCCATCGTGGCTCTGGTGTCGGCATTCGTCGTTTCCTTGAAGGTTCCCTGGGCACGAATCGCGGTTCGGGTCGCCGGTAGCTGGATCGCCGCCGTGGGGATGCTCCTGCTGGGCTGGACGTTTCGCGGCGGAGCCTAG
- a CDS encoding aconitase X catalytic domain-containing protein has product MTLSLSPRDEALLAGELGPAARLAMSILVRMARVYDAQAMLDITGAHVDSTIYVGDAGLEFAERLADLGARVSVPTTLNVSGLDEHHWREWTVPADWAEKAHRQMVAYQSMGTIPTWTCAPYQTEHAPKLGQQVAWGESNAIIYANSVLGARTERYPDFLDICAAITGRVPAVGLHLDANRVGQVVLDLSAVPREHAERDDFYPVLGYLMGRLAEDRIPVLAGLSATPSQDQLKALGAAAASSGSVGLFHLVGVTPEAPTLARALGGRAPEKTMRISMSELRSAREALTTATGEELDLVVLGSPHFSLDELRRLAPLLEGKTCHPDITFLVTTSRMVSQLARRAGLLESLGAFGGRVTVDTCILATPMLPKSVKRLMTSSGKYAFYSPGLLDVEVAFGSLEECVRSAVEGRVVRLPSPWDE; this is encoded by the coding sequence GTGACGCTTTCGCTTAGCCCCAGGGACGAAGCGCTCCTCGCCGGCGAGCTGGGACCGGCGGCCCGATTGGCGATGTCGATCCTGGTCCGGATGGCGCGCGTTTACGACGCGCAAGCCATGCTCGATATTACTGGAGCGCACGTGGACAGCACGATCTACGTGGGCGATGCCGGACTCGAGTTTGCCGAGAGACTCGCCGATCTCGGGGCGCGCGTCAGTGTTCCCACGACCCTCAATGTAAGCGGCCTCGACGAGCACCATTGGCGCGAATGGACCGTCCCGGCGGACTGGGCGGAGAAGGCTCACCGCCAGATGGTCGCCTATCAGAGTATGGGAACGATACCGACCTGGACCTGCGCTCCCTATCAAACCGAGCACGCTCCGAAGCTCGGACAGCAAGTCGCCTGGGGGGAGTCGAACGCGATCATCTATGCGAACTCGGTACTGGGCGCGCGGACGGAACGCTATCCCGACTTTCTCGATATCTGCGCCGCCATCACGGGTCGCGTGCCCGCGGTGGGCCTTCATCTCGATGCCAACCGGGTAGGACAGGTCGTGCTCGACCTGTCGGCGGTTCCCCGAGAGCACGCCGAGCGTGACGATTTCTACCCCGTTCTCGGATATCTCATGGGACGGCTCGCGGAAGACCGCATACCGGTTCTCGCCGGACTCTCGGCAACTCCGAGCCAGGATCAACTGAAAGCGCTCGGAGCGGCAGCGGCTTCATCTGGTAGCGTCGGGCTGTTCCACCTGGTCGGTGTCACTCCCGAAGCTCCGACACTCGCACGAGCGCTCGGAGGTCGAGCTCCGGAAAAGACGATGCGGATCTCGATGTCGGAGCTGCGGAGCGCCCGGGAGGCGCTCACGACGGCGACGGGTGAAGAACTGGACCTCGTGGTGCTCGGAAGCCCTCATTTCTCCCTCGACGAGCTCCGACGGCTCGCTCCCCTGCTCGAGGGAAAGACGTGCCATCCCGACATCACGTTCCTGGTGACGACGAGCCGGATGGTGAGCCAGCTTGCGCGACGCGCCGGACTGCTGGAATCCCTCGGAGCGTTCGGCGGCCGAGTAACCGTCGACACATGTATCCTGGCAACCCCGATGCTTCCCAAGAGCGTCAAGAGACTCATGACGAGCTCGGGGAAGTACGCTTTCTACTCGCCGGGTCTACTCGACGTCGAGGTCGCCTTCGGCAGTCTCGAGGAATGCGTGCGCTCTGCGGTCGAGGGTCGTGTCGTCCGGTTGCCGTCCCCTTGGGACGAATGA